The stretch of DNA AGAGCACGTCGGTCCCGCGCAGCAATTCCTTGAAGGCGAGCGTGGTCTGGGTGCGCAGCGACGATACGAAGCCGAACACGAATTTCTCGGCGGTGAGATAGAGCAGCCGACGCTCGGCCGCATTGCCTACCCAGGTGATCGCCTGCAAGAGGTGCGTCTTGCCTAAGCCGACCTGCGCGTGAACGTAGAGCGGATTGAACATGACCGGATTGTCGCGGGCCGCCATCGCAACCTGCTTCGCCGCCGCATGGGCGAGCGAGTTGGAACGCCCGACGACGAACGTGTCGAAGGAGAGGCGCGGATCGAGCGGCGACCCGCCGAAGGAGCCATGGCCTGACGAAATGCGCGGTGCGGAGGCGTGCCCGTTGAGCTCGCCCGCCGTCATCGGGCCTGCTTCGCCATTGAGGCGCAGTGGCAGCGCCTTGCTCGCGGGCGCGGACACCCACAGCATGCCGGTCCGGACGATCAGATCGAGGCGGCGCACGCACGGCTCTTCGTCCTTCCAGCAGGCAAGCACGCGATCGGTATAGTGCGATTGAATCCAGCTCTTCAGAAAGCGGGTCGGAACCGAGAGTCGCACGGTCTCGCTGTCGACGCCTTCGAATTGCATCCGAACAAACCAGCTTGAGAAAATGTCCTCGCCGACCTCGGCGCGCAGACGTCCTTTGACCCGCGACCATCGGTCCTGATCGGTGTTCGTCATGGCTTCGCCCTCTCGCGCTCCACTCAGGGCGCGCAAATAGATGTCTGCATAAGCAGAAAACGGAACGCCCAAGCGTTCGCGCCGCCGAGGTACTCGAACTCGGGGGGTGATCAGCTAATCCGGCGCGCTCGCGTCCTCAGGCGAGCGCGCCTGCAGCGCTTAGCTTCCGAGCGGACACATCATCGTCATTCTCGATCGACGGAAGGCCTTCGTGAGCCAAGCGGCAGTGTCCTTGCGGCGCACGAAGACGGCCCGGCAAGTGCAAGCGATGGCATCGGTCTCAAGATTCTTGTATTCCGGAGCTTTCACCGGATTTTCCTCCCCAGCTGACGTGGCTAAACTTCAATACACAAATTACTCGAAGAACGGATGATGCGCCCACAGGCGTGTTAAGCCGACATGGTCCAATTTTTTACTCGCAAAGACACGCATGCCGCCTTTCTTAACACATGTGAATTCAGCTTTAGCCTTCAGCACTCCAACACTCGCGGATGACAGCCTTAACGATACATAGGCCCTATAGGCCTGCAATGGCCTTGGAAGCGCCATGATCGACCCCTGTGCATAAGGCCTCCCGTTCTGCTTGAGGAGTCAGCACCAACTAATAACGGAAAGTAGCTTTATCGGAATCTGCGGAGTGACGTTGATTTGTTCGCATAATGGTTACATCCGTGACGTACTTCCGTCATAATACCAAATGCGATGGCCAGCTTTCTCGTTAAGGCGTTGCGCGAGCTTCTATTTTCTTGCGCGAAAATGTAAGGTAACACCGAAATAATTTCAGCGCGCGGCGCAAAGACCCGACAATGCGGAAAAACGCATAGGCCGCCTAAAGATAGGCACATTGGCCCCCAACCAAGCCTATCGGAGGATTCTTCACGGGGCTGCGTTTCTCGCATTGGCGAAGAGTCGCAGCTTTCTCGATCGCGACTGCGAAATGAGCCTCGACGCGGGCCCGTTTGTTGCGGCCCTGGAGTACGCTTCCGGCCGAGAGGCAAGCAGACATTCTTCACACTTGCCGTCGAAGGTCTCCACTGCGCCGCCGAGGATGCGGCGATGATTGGCCATGATGCGGAAGCCGACGTTGGCGGAGCAATGGCCGCTGGCCTCATGGGCGCTCTCGCCCAAACTGGGAAATACCGGCCCGGGCAAGAGGCGCATCTTCCCGAGCGGCCAACTTTAGTGGCGGAGAACCTGAAAGCTGTCGTCGATCTCCTTCTGAACTGAGTGGTTCGCGCCATGGCACGCCACGATCCAGATCGGCATTCGTGGCAGCCTGAACGAAGCTGATATGTGGCAGTTCAG from Alphaproteobacteria bacterium encodes:
- a CDS encoding HAD hydrolase-like protein, which codes for MIGHDAEADVGGAMAAGLMGALAQTGKYRPGQEAHLPERPTLVAENLKAVVDLLLN